A segment of the Deltaproteobacteria bacterium PRO3 genome:
TGCCGACCGATTGGATCGATTCGTTGCCCGGCGTCAGGTACTGGGCCACCGTCATCTTGAGGGCCGAGCCGTCCTTGAGCGAGTACACCGACTGCACCGAGCCCTTGCCGAAGGTCTGGCTGCCGATGACGACGCCGCGGCCGTTGTTTTTGATCGCGCCGGCGACGATCTCGGAGGCCGAGGCCGAGCCGTCGTTGACGATGACGACCACCGGGTAGTCGGGCTCGGTGTCGCCCGCCGTGGCCTCGTCGACCTCGAGGATCTGGTTGTTGGCGCCGACGGTGAGGACGATGGTGCCCTTGGCCAGAAACTTGTCCGCGATGTCGACGGCCTGGTTGAGCAGGCCGCCCGGGTTATTGCGGAAGTCGAGGATCAGCCCTTTGAAGTTCTTGCTCTTGTCACGCATCGCCTTCAAGTGGCGGTTGAGCTCGCGGCTGGTCTCTTCTTGGAAGCTTTTCACCTTCAGGATGCCGACGTCGCCCTCGGGGCTTTCGGCCAGCTTGGATTGGACCGATTCGATCTTGATGTTGGCGCGGGTCAGGGTGAAGTCGAGCGGTGCCTCGGCGCCCTCGCGGGTCACCGTGATGGCGACGCTGGTCCCGATCTTGCCGCGCAGGCGCTCGACCGCCTCGGTGAGGTCCATGTTGATCGAGGCCTCGTCGCCGATCTTGACGATCTTATCCTTGGGCTTGAGGCCGGCCCGCGCCGCGGGCGTGTTGGGCAGGGGCGCGATGACGGTGAGCTCGCCGTCCTTCAGGCCGATGACGATGCCGATGCCGCCGAACTCGCCCTCGGTCTGGGTCTTGAACTCGGTGAAAATCTTGGGGGGCAATAGCGAGCTGTGCGGGTCGAGGGAGTCGAGCATGCCGTTGATCGCGGCGTATTGCATGTCCTCGAGCTTGACCTCGCCCTTGTAGTGCGTCTCGACGAAGGCGAAGACGTTCTGGATCACCGGCAGTATGTCGTCGGCGCCCTTCATGGAGGGCACGCTGAAGCTTTTCTTCTTTCCCGCGAGCTCGACCGTGAAGGAGCCGGCGCCGTCGGGGAAGAGCACCAGGATTTCGGGGACGCTGCGCGAGAGGCCGAGCAGGGCCTCTTTGAGCAGGGCCTTGGGAGCCAGGGCCTCGGTGTCGTAGTAGTTTTTGACGAGGTAGCGCAGCGTTTGGCGAAAGATCTCGGCCCGGGAGAATTCGCTGTCCTTCGCCTC
Coding sequences within it:
- a CDS encoding PDZ domain-containing protein, whose product is MNKTPAFHEAWIPRPAQVAPLKLRLFKILLFFTLLAGAVVLYPKFQEFRDRGQPAVVAAPSEAKDSEFSRAEIFRQTLRYLVKNYYDTEALAPKALLKEALLGLSRSVPEILVLFPDGAGSFTVELAGKKKSFSVPSMKGADDILPVIQNVFAFVETHYKGEVKLEDMQYAAINGMLDSLDPHSSLLPPKIFTEFKTQTEGEFGGIGIVIGLKDGELTVIAPLPNTPAARAGLKPKDKIVKIGDEASINMDLTEAVERLRGKIGTSVAITVTREGAEAPLDFTLTRANIKIESVQSKLAESPEGDVGILKVKSFQEETSRELNRHLKAMRDKSKNFKGLILDFRNNPGGLLNQAVDIADKFLAKGTIVLTVGANNQILEVDEATAGDTEPDYPVVVIVNDGSASASEIVAGAIKNNGRGVVIGSQTFGKGSVQSVYSLKDGSALKMTVAQYLTPGNESIQSVG